In Candidatus Binataceae bacterium, a single genomic region encodes these proteins:
- a CDS encoding c-type cytochrome, producing the protein MYTQDPRFWRAGAIATTIFMSAVLAALTIDTLRQITPGGRHVPAYEVINRAVTYEYDPARGEYAPKIGAEELIFDHNYSADEAAAAIAKGKLVIQSRACIDCHTFFGNGAYYAPDLTRAWMDPIWARYPGPKRAEHLARFLMKPLRLGSRPMPDLHIQRDEAETVVAYLKWMSSVDSNGFPDRFGAAAAQ; encoded by the coding sequence ATGTACACGCAGGATCCGCGTTTCTGGCGGGCGGGAGCGATTGCGACGACGATCTTCATGAGCGCCGTGCTCGCGGCCCTCACGATCGACACCCTGAGGCAAATCACGCCCGGCGGGCGGCACGTTCCCGCCTACGAAGTAATCAATCGCGCTGTCACCTACGAATACGATCCGGCCCGCGGCGAGTATGCTCCAAAGATCGGCGCCGAAGAGCTGATCTTCGATCACAACTACAGTGCCGACGAGGCCGCGGCCGCGATCGCCAAGGGCAAGCTGGTGATTCAGAGCCGCGCCTGCATCGATTGCCACACCTTCTTCGGCAACGGCGCGTATTACGCTCCTGATTTGACTCGGGCGTGGATGGATCCGATCTGGGCGCGATATCCGGGGCCCAAGCGCGCCGAGCATCTGGCGCGATTCCTCATGAAGCCGCTCCGCCTCGGCTCCCGACCGATGCCCGATCTGCATATCCAGCGTGACGAGGCGGAGACGGTCGTCGCTTATCTCAAGTGGATGTCTTCGGTTGACAGCAACGGATTCCCGGACCGCTTCGGCGCGGCGGCGGCGCAATAG
- a CDS encoding cbb3-type cytochrome c oxidase subunit I — MYRAQRLGLKYLTASMVMFGAMIAFGLLSAIYYVLPGFLLNVFNFSTAKIVHIDGLVIWMLMGFIGAIYWFLPQELEREVEGIGLAEILFWEFCAAVAVVVAVFITVQYGGANELSMWFINQGRKYVEAPRWAAIGIAIVAVVFAYNVIATTVAARRSTGIISVLIADLVPLVVLYLDAFPEMSNMSVDLFWWWWLVHLWVEATWEVLIGCIMAWTLIHLVGAARRVVESWLYVEVALVLGTGILGLGHHYFWIGTPRYWFAIGGFFSALEPLPLLGMVVHAVYDAGERHLEAANRPAFYWTLAEAFGNFLGAGVWGFMMTLPQINLYSHGTQWTASHGHFAFWGAYGCGVISVLYLAIGESRGSVALDGRVWKWSFALLNTGMLGMAGALLVAGIDQAFYERAIGGSTWNAFLSMEGRPWFNESMWARLAFGLVFAAGFAILAYDLIAVPKRERVESRQTMAAAGS; from the coding sequence ATGTATCGAGCGCAGCGGCTGGGCCTTAAATATCTGACGGCATCGATGGTGATGTTCGGCGCGATGATCGCCTTTGGCCTGCTCTCGGCCATCTACTACGTATTACCGGGATTCCTGCTCAACGTCTTTAACTTCAGCACCGCCAAGATCGTGCATATCGACGGACTCGTCATCTGGATGCTGATGGGCTTCATCGGCGCGATCTACTGGTTTCTGCCGCAGGAACTCGAGCGCGAGGTCGAGGGTATTGGACTTGCCGAAATCCTCTTCTGGGAGTTTTGCGCCGCGGTCGCGGTCGTCGTCGCCGTATTCATCACGGTTCAATATGGCGGGGCCAATGAGCTGAGCATGTGGTTCATCAACCAGGGCCGCAAGTACGTCGAAGCGCCGCGCTGGGCCGCAATTGGTATCGCCATTGTGGCAGTAGTGTTTGCCTACAACGTGATTGCGACGACGGTCGCGGCGCGCCGCTCGACGGGAATCATCAGCGTGCTGATCGCCGACCTCGTGCCGCTCGTCGTGCTCTATCTCGATGCATTCCCGGAAATGAGCAACATGTCGGTCGACCTGTTCTGGTGGTGGTGGCTGGTGCACCTGTGGGTCGAAGCGACGTGGGAGGTTCTGATCGGATGCATCATGGCCTGGACGCTGATCCATCTGGTGGGCGCGGCGCGGCGCGTGGTCGAGAGCTGGCTCTACGTCGAAGTCGCGCTGGTGCTCGGCACCGGAATCCTCGGCCTCGGACACCATTATTTCTGGATCGGCACGCCCCGCTACTGGTTCGCGATCGGCGGATTCTTCTCGGCGCTCGAACCGCTGCCGCTCCTTGGGATGGTCGTGCACGCCGTGTATGACGCCGGCGAGCGGCATCTGGAGGCCGCGAATCGGCCCGCGTTCTATTGGACGCTGGCCGAGGCCTTCGGCAATTTTCTCGGTGCCGGCGTATGGGGCTTCATGATGACGCTGCCCCAAATCAACCTGTATTCGCACGGCACGCAGTGGACCGCCTCGCATGGGCACTTCGCCTTCTGGGGCGCGTACGGATGCGGCGTTATTTCGGTGCTGTATCTCGCGATTGGCGAGAGTCGCGGATCCGTCGCGCTCGACGGCCGTGTGTGGAAATGGTCGTTCGCGCTGCTCAACACGGGGATGCTCGGGATGGCTGGTGCGCTTCTCGTCGCGGGAATCGATCAGGCGTTTTACGAGCGTGCGATCGGCGGCTCGACGTGGAACGCGTTCCTCTCGATGGAGGGCCGGCCGTGGTTTAACGAGAGCATGTGGGCGCGGCTCGCATTCGGCCTCGTCTTCGCCGCGGGCTTCGCGATTCTCGCCTACGATCTGATCGCGGTCCCAAAGCGCGAGCGCGTCGAATCGCGCCAAACGATGGCGGCGGCCGGCTCATGA